The proteins below are encoded in one region of Hemiscyllium ocellatum isolate sHemOce1 chromosome 3, sHemOce1.pat.X.cur, whole genome shotgun sequence:
- the slc18b1 gene encoding MFS-type transporter SLC18B1 isoform X4 codes for MICYSILAPFFPKEAGRKGANDTVVGMIFGCFALFNLVFSLVLGKYIIQIGAKFMFLSGMFVSGWSTILFGLLDKAPNGSIFITLCFIIRSMDAIGFAGSVTASFSILASTFPNNVATIMGLLEIFTGLGLVMGPPVGGFLYQTFGYEVPFIALGCIVLLMVPLNMCILPNYDGIASKESFWKLLAIPKITFVCLIVISISSCIGFLDPTISLFVTEKFNLHSGYIGLVFLGFALSYALSSPLLGYLSDEVPRIRKWLMLIGSWLIAVSFFLLGPAPIFHIKCRLWMFVLMLVISGISLSLCGIPVFPEIISCVYENGFEEGLGTLGLVSGMFGACWCLGSFVGPTLGGYLYEKLCFEWAAFIQGGFSLFFGSLLGLFFVVEIFQKRRPLSAIHTDEERAPLISN; via the exons ATGATTTGTTATTCAATTTTGGCACCTTTCTTTCCAAAAGAG GCAGGAAGGAAAGGAGCCAATGACACTGTTGTTGGAATGATTTTTGGATGTTTTGCTTTATTTAATCTTGTATTTTCACTTGTATTAGGAAAATAT ATTATACAAATCGGAGCAAAATTTATGTTTCTGTCTGGAATGTTCGTTTCTGGCTGGTCTACCATCCTTTTTGG CCTATTGGATAAAGCTCCAAATGGATCTATATTTATCACGTTGTGTTTCATCATAAGATCAATGGATGCAATAGGATTTGCTGGAAGCGTTACTGCCTCATTTTCAATTCTTGCCTCAACATTTCCAAACAATGTAGCCACAATCATG GGACTTCTGGAAATATTCACTGGGCTTGGCCTCGTAATGGGTCCACCTGTTGGAGGTTTTCTGTACCAGACATTTGGGTATGAAGTTCCTTTCATTGCACTGGGATGTATCGTTCTTTTGATGGTACCTTTGAACATGTGTATTCTACCAAATTATG ATGGAATTGCCAGCAAAGAATCATTCTGGAAACTACTTGCAATCCCCAAAATAACATTTGTGTGCCTGATTGTAATTTCTATAAGTTCTTGTATTGGCTTTCTGGATCCCACCATATCACTGTTTGTAACTGAGAAG TTCAACCTGCACTCTGGATATATAGGACTAGTATTTCTAGGATTCGCTTTGTCATATGCTCTATCCTCCCCATTACTTGGATATTTAAGTGATGAAGTACCG AGAATTAGGAAGTGGCTAATGCTTATTGGAAGTTGGCTGATTGCTGTTAGCTTTTTTTTATTGGGACCAGCACCAATTTTTCATATCAAGTG CCGGCTCTGGATGTTTGTTTTGATGCTGGTAATCAGTGGGATTTCGCTCAGCTTATGTGGAATTCCTGTTTTCCCAGAAATTATCTCCTGTGTTta TGAGAATGGATTTGAAGAGGGACTTGGTACTTTAGGTCTCGTGTCTGGAATGTTTGGAGCATGTTGGTGTTTGGG gtcATTTGTAGGACCAACACTGGGTGGATATCTATATGAAAAATTGTGTTTTGAGTGGGCTGCATTCATACAAGGAGGCTTTTCACTCTTTTTT GGTTCCTTGCTGGGTTTGTTCTTTGtagtggaaatatttcaaaaaaggAG
- the slc18b1 gene encoding MFS-type transporter SLC18B1 isoform X3, protein MSGQITEVAGDQNENSRNESQKWTRSQIFTLVSVASLNFSSMICYSILAPFFPKEAGRKGANDTVVGMIFGCFALFNLVFSLVLGKYIIQIGAKFMFLSGMFVSGWSTILFGLLDKAPNGSIFITLCFIIRSMDAIGFAGSVTASFSILASTFPNNVATIMGLLEIFTGLGLVMGPPVGGFLYQTFGYEVPFIALGCIVLLMVPLNMCILPNYDGIASKESFWKLLAIPKITFVCLIVISISSCIGFLDPTISLFVTEKFNLHSGYIGLVFLGFALSYALSSPLLGYLSDEVPRIRKWLMLIGSWLIAVSFFLLGPAPIFHIKCRLWMFVLMLVISGISLSLCGIPVFPEIISCVYENGFEEGLGTLGLVSGMFGACWCLGSFVGPTLGGYLYEKLCFEWAAFIQGGFSLFFGSLLGLFFVVEIFQKRRPLSAIHTDEERAPLISN, encoded by the exons TTGCAGGTGATCAAAATGAAAATTCAAGAAACGAATCACAGAAGTGGACAAGATCCCAAATTTTCACACTAGTCTCTGTAGCATCATTGAACTTTAGTTCTATGATTTGTTATTCAATTTTGGCACCTTTCTTTCCAAAAGAG GCAGGAAGGAAAGGAGCCAATGACACTGTTGTTGGAATGATTTTTGGATGTTTTGCTTTATTTAATCTTGTATTTTCACTTGTATTAGGAAAATAT ATTATACAAATCGGAGCAAAATTTATGTTTCTGTCTGGAATGTTCGTTTCTGGCTGGTCTACCATCCTTTTTGG CCTATTGGATAAAGCTCCAAATGGATCTATATTTATCACGTTGTGTTTCATCATAAGATCAATGGATGCAATAGGATTTGCTGGAAGCGTTACTGCCTCATTTTCAATTCTTGCCTCAACATTTCCAAACAATGTAGCCACAATCATG GGACTTCTGGAAATATTCACTGGGCTTGGCCTCGTAATGGGTCCACCTGTTGGAGGTTTTCTGTACCAGACATTTGGGTATGAAGTTCCTTTCATTGCACTGGGATGTATCGTTCTTTTGATGGTACCTTTGAACATGTGTATTCTACCAAATTATG ATGGAATTGCCAGCAAAGAATCATTCTGGAAACTACTTGCAATCCCCAAAATAACATTTGTGTGCCTGATTGTAATTTCTATAAGTTCTTGTATTGGCTTTCTGGATCCCACCATATCACTGTTTGTAACTGAGAAG TTCAACCTGCACTCTGGATATATAGGACTAGTATTTCTAGGATTCGCTTTGTCATATGCTCTATCCTCCCCATTACTTGGATATTTAAGTGATGAAGTACCG AGAATTAGGAAGTGGCTAATGCTTATTGGAAGTTGGCTGATTGCTGTTAGCTTTTTTTTATTGGGACCAGCACCAATTTTTCATATCAAGTG CCGGCTCTGGATGTTTGTTTTGATGCTGGTAATCAGTGGGATTTCGCTCAGCTTATGTGGAATTCCTGTTTTCCCAGAAATTATCTCCTGTGTTta TGAGAATGGATTTGAAGAGGGACTTGGTACTTTAGGTCTCGTGTCTGGAATGTTTGGAGCATGTTGGTGTTTGGG gtcATTTGTAGGACCAACACTGGGTGGATATCTATATGAAAAATTGTGTTTTGAGTGGGCTGCATTCATACAAGGAGGCTTTTCACTCTTTTTT GGTTCCTTGCTGGGTTTGTTCTTTGtagtggaaatatttcaaaaaaggAG
- the slc18b1 gene encoding MFS-type transporter SLC18B1 isoform X5 has product MIFGCFALFNLVFSLVLGKYIIQIGAKFMFLSGMFVSGWSTILFGLLDKAPNGSIFITLCFIIRSMDAIGFAGSVTASFSILASTFPNNVATIMGLLEIFTGLGLVMGPPVGGFLYQTFGYEVPFIALGCIVLLMVPLNMCILPNYDGIASKESFWKLLAIPKITFVCLIVISISSCIGFLDPTISLFVTEKFNLHSGYIGLVFLGFALSYALSSPLLGYLSDEVPRIRKWLMLIGSWLIAVSFFLLGPAPIFHIKCRLWMFVLMLVISGISLSLCGIPVFPEIISCVYENGFEEGLGTLGLVSGMFGACWCLGSFVGPTLGGYLYEKLCFEWAAFIQGGFSLFFGSLLGLFFVVEIFQKRRPLSAIHTDEERAPLISN; this is encoded by the exons ATGATTTTTGGATGTTTTGCTTTATTTAATCTTGTATTTTCACTTGTATTAGGAAAATAT ATTATACAAATCGGAGCAAAATTTATGTTTCTGTCTGGAATGTTCGTTTCTGGCTGGTCTACCATCCTTTTTGG CCTATTGGATAAAGCTCCAAATGGATCTATATTTATCACGTTGTGTTTCATCATAAGATCAATGGATGCAATAGGATTTGCTGGAAGCGTTACTGCCTCATTTTCAATTCTTGCCTCAACATTTCCAAACAATGTAGCCACAATCATG GGACTTCTGGAAATATTCACTGGGCTTGGCCTCGTAATGGGTCCACCTGTTGGAGGTTTTCTGTACCAGACATTTGGGTATGAAGTTCCTTTCATTGCACTGGGATGTATCGTTCTTTTGATGGTACCTTTGAACATGTGTATTCTACCAAATTATG ATGGAATTGCCAGCAAAGAATCATTCTGGAAACTACTTGCAATCCCCAAAATAACATTTGTGTGCCTGATTGTAATTTCTATAAGTTCTTGTATTGGCTTTCTGGATCCCACCATATCACTGTTTGTAACTGAGAAG TTCAACCTGCACTCTGGATATATAGGACTAGTATTTCTAGGATTCGCTTTGTCATATGCTCTATCCTCCCCATTACTTGGATATTTAAGTGATGAAGTACCG AGAATTAGGAAGTGGCTAATGCTTATTGGAAGTTGGCTGATTGCTGTTAGCTTTTTTTTATTGGGACCAGCACCAATTTTTCATATCAAGTG CCGGCTCTGGATGTTTGTTTTGATGCTGGTAATCAGTGGGATTTCGCTCAGCTTATGTGGAATTCCTGTTTTCCCAGAAATTATCTCCTGTGTTta TGAGAATGGATTTGAAGAGGGACTTGGTACTTTAGGTCTCGTGTCTGGAATGTTTGGAGCATGTTGGTGTTTGGG gtcATTTGTAGGACCAACACTGGGTGGATATCTATATGAAAAATTGTGTTTTGAGTGGGCTGCATTCATACAAGGAGGCTTTTCACTCTTTTTT GGTTCCTTGCTGGGTTTGTTCTTTGtagtggaaatatttcaaaaaaggAG